CCCTGGCCGAGGCGGTGAAGGGCACTCCTATTCGTATTGGGGCCCAGGACCTGTTCTGGGAAGAACAGGGTGCCTATACCGGGGAAATTTCTCCCCTGATGTTAAAGGAACTGGGTGTCAGCTATGTGATAGTAGGCCATTCCGAGCGGCGGCAATATTTTGCTGAAACCGATGAGACAGTGAACAAGAAAGTCAAGGCAGCATTGAAACACGGCCTGGTTCCCATTGTCTGTGTGGGGGAAACCCTGGAACAGCGGGAAGCGGGCGAGACTTTTCAGGTGGTGGAACAACAGACCCGTCTGGGGCTGGCCGGTCTGACTGCAGAACAGGTTGCCGGTCTGGTTATTGCCTATGAACCGGTCTGGGCCATCGGCACTGGCCGCACTGCTACTGATGCTGATGCGGAGGAAGTGATCGCCTACATCCGCGGTGTGGTCAATGACCTGTTTGGGGCTGAAGCCGCTGAACGAGTCCGGATTCAGTACGGGGGCAGTGTCAAGCCTGACAACATCGCTGGTCTCTTAGCCCAGCCCAATATAGACGGGGCTCTGGTAGGAGGAGCCAGCCTGGATCCAGTTTCCTTTATCGCCCTGGTCAGGAGGTAAAAGCAATGAAACCTGTCAAACAACCGTTAGCCCTGATTATCCTGGATGGTTTTGGCTGGCGGGAAGAAAAGCGGGGCAATGCCATTGCCCAGGCTAACCTGCCCTATTTCCATCAGTTGCTGCGGGAATGGCCCTGGACCACGCTGGAAGCTTCCGGTCTGGCTGTAGGTCTGCCCCAGGGTCAGATGGGTAATTCCGAGGTAGGGCACCTGAACATGGGGGCCGGTCGTATTGTTTACCAGGAATTTACCCGTATCAGCCTGGCTATTAAAGAAAAGACCTTTTTCCAGAATGAAGTGCTGAAGGAAGCCATGCAAAAAGCCAAAAACAGTGGTAAAGCGGTCCATCTGCTGGGACTGGTTTCCGACGGAGGAGTGCACAGCCATATTGAACATCTTTATGCCCTGCTGGACCTGGCCAAAGCAGAGGGGGTAGAGCGGGTTTATATCCATGCTTTCCTGGATGGACGGGATGTGCCTCCCGCCAATGCCCTGGAATATATAAGGCCCCTGGAGCAAAAGCTATCAGCGATAGGGTTAGGCAAAATCGCTACCGTCAGCGGCCGCTACTATGCCATGGACCGGGATAAGCGCTGGGAACGGGTGGAAAAAGCCTATGCCGCTATGGTATATGGCGAAGGTGTTACCGCTGCTTCGGCGGAGGAAGCAGTTCAGTCTGCCTATAACCGCGGTGAGACCGATGAGTTTGTGAAGCCAGCAGTGATTGTAACAGAAGGTAAGCCGGTAGCCACTGTTAAAGCCGGGGATACCATGATTTTCTTCAACTTCCGGCCTGACCGGGCCCGTCAGCTGACCCGGGCTTTTGTGG
Above is a window of Carboxydocella sporoproducens DSM 16521 DNA encoding:
- the tpiA gene encoding triose-phosphate isomerase, encoding MRQPIIAGNWKMHKTVAEALAFVEAIKPELAGATAAETVICAPFTALASLAEAVKGTPIRIGAQDLFWEEQGAYTGEISPLMLKELGVSYVIVGHSERRQYFAETDETVNKKVKAALKHGLVPIVCVGETLEQREAGETFQVVEQQTRLGLAGLTAEQVAGLVIAYEPVWAIGTGRTATDADAEEVIAYIRGVVNDLFGAEAAERVRIQYGGSVKPDNIAGLLAQPNIDGALVGGASLDPVSFIALVRR
- the gpmI gene encoding 2,3-bisphosphoglycerate-independent phosphoglycerate mutase codes for the protein MKPVKQPLALIILDGFGWREEKRGNAIAQANLPYFHQLLREWPWTTLEASGLAVGLPQGQMGNSEVGHLNMGAGRIVYQEFTRISLAIKEKTFFQNEVLKEAMQKAKNSGKAVHLLGLVSDGGVHSHIEHLYALLDLAKAEGVERVYIHAFLDGRDVPPANALEYIRPLEQKLSAIGLGKIATVSGRYYAMDRDKRWERVEKAYAAMVYGEGVTAASAEEAVQSAYNRGETDEFVKPAVIVTEGKPVATVKAGDTMIFFNFRPDRARQLTRAFVDQEFSGFERRQGYFPVYFVCMTEYDATIPAPVAFPPQSLKNTLGEVLAAHGKTQLRIAETEKYAHVTFFFNGGVEIPNPGEDRLLIPSPKVATYDQKPEMSAFEVTAELLKELEQDKYDVIILNYANPDMVGHTGDMEATIKAVEAVDQCLAKVVPAILKRGGVAIITGDHGNADCKRDDEGNVLTSHTTSPVPFVLVSPEHKEAKLRADGKLADVAPTILELMGFPQPEEMTGQTLLIK